The Meiothermus ruber DSM 1279 genome includes the window CACGCAACAAGTGCGCCTCGAGCTAACGCGGGCTCGATAGTCAAAACCCGCCAGCCGCCCCTCTATTCTTCCTCCCCTCGCACTGCAGGGGAGGTTTTCTATATGGAGGTCGATTGAGCCCCAGCTTCCTTCAAACACAACACAAACAAACCACAATGGGCAGTGCTCGATACACTGCCCATTGAGCAAGCCCGTATTTTGCTGCTACTTGGCTTTCTCGTAGAGCTTCTTGGCGATCTCGTAGAGCTCCGCGGGGTGGAACTCGGGGGCGAACTCCGCCGCGTCGTGGCCGGCGTCAAACACCGGGCCGCCCTGGGGAGGCCCGTCCACCACCACCACCTCGCTCCCGTCCTCGGGGGAAGCCCCCCGCCAGATGAGGCCGAGGTCCTTGTAGTCCTCCGGGCTGAAGCGGTAGAGGTTGCGGTGGAAGCCCTGCTCCATGAACTTCTTGGCCTCGGGGAACTGGCTGTTGTCGATGCGGGGGATGGGCAGGAGCTTGGTCATCTCCACCCCGGTGAGGCTCTCCAGGGCCTTGCCGTAGGCGGCGGCGTGCACCCCGCCCCGCACCAACAGGTAGCCGATCATCTCCCGGGCCACGGGGTTGTCCGTCATCTCGTAGACCCGGAGCTTGTGGGTGCGGGCGGCCACCTCCAGGAAGAAGTTGTGCAGGAGATCCAGGATGAGGTTGCCGCTGGTGAAGACGTACTCCCCGTTCCAGTGCTCCCCCATGGCCCCCATGACCAGGCTGTTGCTCCCACCCGCGATGAAGTGGGCGGCGTTGCGGGCGTCCTTGGCGAAGCCCAAAGGCGCGGCCACGGGGTTTACCCCTTCCTCCTGGCCCTTCCCGGGGTTCTTGGCTAGGAGGGCGTTGATGGTGGCGGCTACCAGCTCAATGTGCCCCAGCTCCTCGGTGGCGATGTTGGCGATGAGATCGTAGTAGGGCTTGAGGGCCTGCTTCCCCCGGAAGTTGAAGGACTGGTACATGTAGTTCATCAGGGTGGACATCTCCCCGAACCGCCCACCTAGAAGGGCCTGTACAGCGCTCGCTGCATTGGGATCCTGCTCCTTGGGCGCGGGAAGTTCAATC containing:
- a CDS encoding manganese catalase family protein, coding for MFLRIDRLQIELPAPKEQDPNAASAVQALLGGRFGEMSTLMNYMYQSFNFRGKQALKPYYDLIANIATEELGHIELVAATINALLAKNPGKGQEEGVNPVAAPLGFAKDARNAAHFIAGGSNSLVMGAMGEHWNGEYVFTSGNLILDLLHNFFLEVAARTHKLRVYEMTDNPVAREMIGYLLVRGGVHAAAYGKALESLTGVEMTKLLPIPRIDNSQFPEAKKFMEQGFHRNLYRFSPEDYKDLGLIWRGASPEDGSEVVVVDGPPQGGPVFDAGHDAAEFAPEFHPAELYEIAKKLYEKAK